In one window of Escherichia coli DSM 30083 = JCM 1649 = ATCC 11775 DNA:
- the prmC gene encoding peptide chain release factor N(5)-glutamine methyltransferase codes for MEYQHWLREAISQLQASESPRRDAEILLEHVTGRGRTFILAFGETQLTDEQCQQLDALLTRRRDGEPIAHLTGVREFWSLPLFVSPATLIPRPDTECLVEQALARLPEQPCRILDLGTGTGAIALALASERPDCEITAVDRMPDAVSLAQRNAQHLAIKNIHILQSDWFSALAGQQFAMIVSNPPYIDEQDPHLQQGDVRFEPLTALVAADSGMADIVHIIEQSRNALVSGGFLLLEHGWQQGEAVRQAFIFAGYHDVETCRDYGDNERVTLGRYYQ; via the coding sequence ATGGAATATCAACACTGGTTACGTGAAGCAATAAGCCAACTTCAGGCGAGCGAAAGCCCGCGGCGTGATGCTGAAATCCTGCTGGAGCATGTTACCGGCAGAGGGCGTACTTTTATTCTCGCCTTTGGTGAAACGCAGCTGACTGACGAACAATGTCAGCAACTTGATGCGCTACTGACGCGTCGTCGCGATGGTGAACCCATTGCTCATTTAACCGGGGTGCGAGAATTCTGGTCGTTGCCGTTATTTGTTTCGCCAGCGACCTTAATTCCGCGCCCGGATACGGAGTGTCTGGTGGAGCAGGCACTGGCGCGGTTGCCTGAACAACCTTGCCGTATTCTCGATCTCGGGACGGGTACCGGGGCGATTGCGCTGGCGCTGGCCAGCGAGCGTCCGGACTGCGAAATTACCGCTGTAGATCGTATGCCAGATGCTGTCTCTCTGGCGCAACGTAATGCCCAGCATCTGGCTATCAAAAATATCCACATTCTGCAAAGCGACTGGTTTAGCGCGCTAGCCGGGCAGCAGTTTGCGATGATTGTCAGCAATCCGCCGTATATTGACGAGCAGGACCCACATCTTCAACAAGGCGATGTCCGCTTTGAGCCGCTCACTGCGCTGGTTGCGGCAGACAGTGGAATGGCAGACATCGTGCATATCATCGAACAGTCGCGTAACGCGCTGGTATCCGGCGGCTTTCTGCTTCTGGAGCATGGCTGGCAGCAGGGTGAAGCGGTGCGACAGGCATTTATCTTCGCGGGGTATCATGACGTCGAAACCTGCCGTGACTATGGGGATAACGAGCGCGTAACGCTCGGCCGCTATTATCAATGA
- the prfA gene encoding peptide chain release factor 1 → MKPSIVAKLEALHERHEEVQALLGDAQTIADQERFRALSREYAQLSDVSRCFTDWQQVQEDIETAQMMLDDPEMREMAQDELREAKEKSEQLEQQLQVLLLPKDPDDERNAFLEVRAGTGGDEAALFAGDLFRMYSRYAEARRWRVEIMSASEGEHGGYKEIIAKISGDGVYGRLKFESGGHRVQRVPATESQGRIHTSACTVAVMPELPDAELPDINPADLRIDTFRSSGAGGQHVNTTDSAIRITHLPTGIVVECQDERSQHKNKAKALSVLGARIHAAEMAKRQQAEASTRRNLLGSGDRSDRNRTYNFPQGRVTDHRINLTLYRLDEVMEGKLDMLIEPIIQEHQADQLAALSEQE, encoded by the coding sequence ATGAAGCCTTCTATCGTTGCCAAACTGGAAGCCCTGCATGAACGCCATGAAGAAGTTCAGGCGCTGCTGGGTGATGCGCAAACCATCGCTGACCAGGAACGTTTTCGCGCATTATCTCGTGAATATGCGCAGTTAAGTGATGTTTCGCGCTGTTTTACCGACTGGCAACAGGTTCAGGAAGATATCGAAACCGCACAGATGATGCTCGACGATCCTGAAATGCGTGAGATGGCGCAGGATGAACTGCGCGAAGCTAAAGAAAAAAGCGAGCAACTGGAACAGCAATTACAGGTTCTGTTACTACCAAAAGATCCTGATGACGAACGTAACGCCTTCCTCGAAGTCCGTGCCGGAACCGGCGGCGACGAAGCGGCGCTGTTCGCTGGCGATCTGTTCCGTATGTACAGCCGTTACGCCGAAGCCCGCCGCTGGCGTGTAGAAATCATGAGCGCCAGCGAAGGTGAACATGGTGGTTATAAAGAGATCATCGCCAAAATTAGCGGTGATGGTGTATATGGTCGTTTGAAATTCGAATCTGGCGGTCATCGCGTGCAGCGTGTTCCTGCTACGGAATCGCAGGGTCGTATTCATACTTCTGCTTGTACCGTTGCGGTAATGCCAGAACTGCCTGATGCAGAACTGCCGGACATCAACCCAGCAGATTTACGCATTGATACTTTCCGCTCGTCAGGGGCGGGTGGTCAGCACGTTAACACCACCGATTCGGCAATTCGTATTACTCACTTGCCGACCGGGATTGTTGTTGAATGTCAGGACGAACGTTCACAACATAAAAACAAAGCTAAAGCACTTTCTGTACTCGGTGCTCGCATCCACGCTGCTGAAATGGCAAAACGGCAACAGGCCGAAGCGTCTACCCGTCGTAACCTGCTGGGGAGTGGCGATCGCAGCGACCGTAACCGTACTTACAACTTCCCGCAGGGGCGCGTTACCGATCACCGCATCAACCTGACGCTCTACCGCCTGGATGAAGTGATGGAAGGTAAGCTGGATATGCTGATTGAACCGATTATCCAGGAACATCAGGCCGACCAACTGGCGGCGTTGTCCGAGCAGGAATAA